The DNA sequence CAGTTGGCGTAGAGGGGTGTCCAGCATTCGGCCACAATGACGCAGTTGACCCGAATACCATAGGGAAGCAGTTCAACGGCCCACTCGCGGGTCAGGGCATTACGCCCCCCGTTGGCGGCAGCATAGGCCGAGGTTCCCCCCTGCCCTGTTTCGGCTACTTTCGAGCCAATATTGACGATATGTCCTTTGGCGGCTTTCAGGGCCGGTAAGGCGTGGTGCGCCATCAGGTAGTAGTGCACCAGATTCTTATGCAGCGAGGCTATAAAGCCATCGTAGCTGCCATTCTCCAGGCCAACACCATCGTTCACACCCGCATTGTTAACCAAGCCCTCGATTCGGCCGAACTGCGCCAGGGTTTGTTCAACGACCTGTTTGCATTGCTCGGGGTCGGTTAGTTCGGCCACAAACTGGTGGGCCTGCCCCCCGGCGTTACGGATGGCGTCGACGGTTTTCATATTGTCGGCCTCACTCCGGCCAATGATAACGGGTATAGCCCCTTCGTGAGCCAGTACGGTAGCAATACCTTCGCCAATGCCCTTGGCCCCGCCAGTCACGAGGATAACTTTATTCGCCAGGTTCAGATTCATAGATTCGGATCACGTTTCAAGTAGCCACGGGCGTCAACCCGTGGTGGGTTTATAACCCGTAAAATTCGATTGCATTACCGCCAAATACCTTCGCCCGGACCTCGTCGCCCCAGGGGCTCACGTATTCCTCGACCAAGGTTTTAACCTGTGTGTAGTTGGCCGCCACCAGGCACACGGGCCAGTCGGAGCCAAACAGGAGCCGGTTGGGTCCGAAATAGTCGAACACGACATCCAGATACGGAAAGAAATCTTTCTTGCTCCAGTTCTGCCAGTCGGCCTCGGTTACCATACCGGATAGTTTGCAGGACACGTTCGGGCACTTTGCCAGCTCGGCCATGTAGCTCGTCCAGCGGGTAATGTCTTTTGTTTTGATATACGGTTTCGCCAGGTGATCGACCACAAAGTTCACCTCCGGAACGGACCGAACCAGCTGCAGAGCCGCTTTAAGCTGCGTGGGATAAATCAGGATATCGTAGGTCATCCCAAAATCGGCCAGCTGCCGGATGCCCGCTACAACCGCCGGGCGGGTCAGAAAATCGACGGGTTCGCCCTGGGCTACGTGCCGGTATCCTTTCAGCTGCGGGTGCTGGGCCAGTGTGGTCAGGCGATCCCTCAGCGTATCGGCCTGCAGGTCGACCCAGCCCACTACACCTTTCACGAAATCGTAAGTCTCGGCCATTCTGATCAGGAACTGCGTCTCGGCTTCCGATTGATCGGCCTGCACCGCCACACAGCCATCAATGCCGTTCTCAGCCAGTACCGGTTCCAGATCGGCGGGCAGAAAGTCGCGCCGGAGGACCGACATATCGTCGGTAATCCACGTATCGCGGGTGGCATCGAAATGCCAGAAATGCTGGTGTGCGTCGATTGTCATGCGGGGAGGATGAGGAAAGGGAGGTCAGACAAAGCACCTGCCGGCCCTGCCTACCTCCCGCCTGTCTATACAATTACTGAAACGAAACGGCCGTTTGTTTCTGCTCGCCCAGCCCTTCGATACCCAGTTCAACAACATCGCCGGGTTTCAGGTAGCGGGGTGGCTTTAGTCCCAGACCCACACCCGCCGGGGTACCCGTCGAGATAATATCGCCGGGCAGCAGCGTCATGAACTGGCTGATGTAGCTGACGAGGGTTGGCACGTCGAAAATCATATCGTCGGTATTCGAATCCTGGAGCAACTCGCCGTTCACTTTCAGCCACAGGGGCAAAGCGTTTGGATTAGGCAGCTCGTCTTTGGTAACCAGATACGGCCCCAGGGGCGCAAAGGTATCGGCGCTCTTTCCCTTTACCCATTGACCACCGCGCTCCAGTTGCCAGGCCCGTTCTGAATAGTCGTTGTGCAGGGCGTAGCCGGCAATGTAGTCCATGGCGTCGTCCAGTTCGACGTAGCTGGCCCGCTTGCCAATGACAATGGCAAGCTCAACTTCCCAGTCCGTTTTTTCGGACCGCTTCGGAATGACTACGTCATCGTTGGGCCCGCAGACGGCGGTGGTAGCTTTAAAAAATAAGATGGGTTCGGCGGGAGTTGCAGCCCCCGTTTCGGCTGCGTGTTTGGCATAGTTCAGGCCGACGCACACGATCTTGGACGGGCGTTTGACACAGGCACCGTAGCGAACATCGGCGGCCACCTCGGGGCAGGTATGGGCGTGCGCCGAAAGCCAGTGCGCCAGCCGCTCAGGGCCATTGGTCGCGAAAAATGATTCGTCGTAATCTTCACCGAAGTGGGTGACGTCGATATGTTTACCGGAAACGAGAACAACGCCCGGATGTTCGTGGTCACTGGTGCCGAAGCGGAAGAGTTTCATGCAAAAGAATCTAATACGAAATGAAAAGCAGTTAACGGGGCAAGTTTAACCAAAGATGCCCATTGATCAAGAACCGGCCCTACGCGTTCAGGCGCGTAAAACCACCGTCGAGGGGGTAGTCGCAGCCCGTAACGAAACCGGCTTCGTCGGAGCATAGATACAGCGCCAGCGAGCCAACCTCGGCCGGTTGGGCCATACGGCCAATGGGTTGGGATTTCGAGAGTTTTTCAAACATTTCGGCTTCGCGGCCGGGGTAGCTCTTGGCCAGAAACCCGTCGACGAAGGGGGTATGGACCCGGGCGGGCGATATGCAGTTGCAGCGAATGTTGTCGGCCAGGTAATCCTTGGCTACCGACAGTGTCATGGTCAGAACGGCCCCTTTGCTCATGGAATAGGCAAAGCGGTCGGACAGGCCCAGCGTTGCCGCCACCGATGCCATGTTCAGGATAACGCCCCCGCCATTGGCTTTCAGGTGCGGGATCGTCGCGAACAGGCAGTTGTATACGCCTTTGACGTTGACGCGGAAGATCCGGTCAAAATCGGCTTCGCTGGTCGTTTCGACTTTACCAATGTGGGATACCCCGGCGTTGTTAACCAGAATATTGATAGGTTCCTGCGCGGCTATCTGACCAATTACGTCAATCGCCTGCTGCTGATTGGACACGTCTACCGCGTGGCCGGTCGCTTTATGACCCGCCTGCCGGATAGCGCTGGCTGCCTGCTCGGCCTGGTCGGCGTTGAGATCGAGGATATGGACGTGGGCCCCCGCCGTCGCGAATGCCTGTGAAATGGCCAGCCCGATGCCACTGGCTCCGCCGGTAACGAGGGCGGTCTTGTTTTGGAGTGAGAACATAATACGTAGACTTTGCAGAGACGCAATCCTTGGCGTCTTTACGCTATTGATTTACGGCTCCGCTATAATGAAACACCCCGTTTCCAGGGAATAAAATCGTCCTGACCCAGCCCTTCAGCTTTCGTAACTTCCTCGCCCGACGCCAGCCGGATCAGGTATTCCAGCAACGCGTCGGCATTCTCGTCGATACGCTGCTCGCCGTCGATGATCGGGCCACTGTCGAAGTCGATCACATCAGGCATTCGGTTTTTCAGGGCGGTATTGGTCGATACTTTCACCACCGGGCAAACGGGGTTACCGGTTGGCGTACCCAGCCCCGTGGTAAACAGGATCAGGTTCGTGCCCGACCCGGCCATCCCCGTCGTGGCTTCGACGTCGTTGCCGGGTGTGCAGAGCAGGCTCAAACCGGGCGTCTTCGCGGGTTCAGCATAATCGAGTACGTCGGCAACGGGCGCCGTACCGCCTTTCTTGGCGGCCCCCGCCGATTTGATGGCATCGGTAATCAGGCCATCCTTGATGTTGCCGGGCGAGGGGTTCATGTCGAAGCCCGATCCGGCGGCTTCGGCCTGCGCCGAGTAGGTGCCCATCAGATTGATAAACTTCTGCGCCTTGGCCGTATCGTCGGTTCGGTTAATGAGTTCCTGCTCCACCCCGTTCAGTTCGGGAAATTCGGCCAGTACGGTTTTGCCGCCCAGCGCCACGAGCACATCCGACAGATGACCGAGGGCGGGATTTGCCGAGATACCCGAAAACCCGTCGGAGCCTCCGCATTTCAACCCGACGGTCAGAGCGCTCAGCGGAGCGGGTTTGCGTTCCAGTTTGTTGACTTCGGCCATACCCAGAAACGTTTGGGTCACAGCCTGCGACATCAGCGCGTATTCGGTACCGGCCTGCTGTTCGAACAGCAACAGCGGTTTGTCGAACCGGGGATTCTGGCGCTTTATTTCGGCACTGATCATGTCGGCCTGCAGATGCTGACAACCCAGGCTCAGCACGGTAGCTCCCGCTACGTTGGGGTTATTGATAAACCCGGCCAGCAGCGAGCACAGGTACGCCGAATCCTGACGGGTTCCTCCACAACCCATCTCGTGGGTCAGGAACTTGATACCGTCGATGTGCTCGAAGGGCCGGTGGGTTGTGGCGGGGGTTAGCGTCTGGTTCTGTTCCGGGTCAACAAAGGGCTGCATCTTCTTAATCACATCCATCTGACCGGCGCGGTACAGGCTGAGCAGTTCGTGAACCTGCTGGCGGTACGTTTCGGGTTGGGCGTAGCCAAGCTCCCGCTCAAATGCATCTTTCAGAATGAGGACGTTGCGGTTCTCGCAGAACACCAGCGGCACCACCAGCCAGTAGTTTCGCGTACCAACGCTGCCATCGGCGCGGTGGTAGCCCATAAACGTCCGCTCCCGCCAGCGCGACACATCGGGCGGCTGCCAGCTATAAGGTTGTTTCTTATCGAGTCCGTAGCCGCCAGCATCGTGTTTGAGGTTGAACGTGGTGATGGGTTCACCCCGCCGGATGGGCTGGGTTGCTTTGCCAACCAGTACACCATACATATATATAGGGTCACCGGCATTGCGGTCTTCCGTCACGAATTTATGCTTGGCACCCACGGAATAGGGCAGTTCGTAAACGGTATTATCAAAGGTTATTTTCTCCCCCGCGCTCAGATTACGTAAGGCAACAATCACGTTGTCGGCGGGGTGAACTTTTAGTACTCGGGCGAGCATCGAAGACGTGGTTTTTTAGATAAAGAGACGAAATAGGCCAAAATATACCAGTTATCGCCAAAAACTTTGCCACCCGCTGTTGCGAATCTGACGGGCATTGCCAAGTTTTGATTCCCCGACTTCCTGACCTGACCATGATCCAGCCCCTGCCCAATCCGAACCCGGCTCCCGCTTCTGTTTCCCCCCCGCCCGCTACGGCCCCGCCCGCCCGGCTGATGTCGATGGACGCCTACCGGGGGTTCGTTATGACCCTGATGGCGGCCGAACTGCTTAATTTTCAGCACCTGCATGAGGTATTTCCAACGAATGCACTGTGGGCATTTCTGGCCTACCACCAGAGTCACGTCGAGTGGGCCGGCTGTTCACTGCACGATCTGATTCAGCCGTCGTTTTCCTTTCTGGTTGGGGTGGCCCTCCCCTATTCCATGGCCAGCCGGGCGGCCCTTGGCCAGTCTTTTTCTACGCAGTTTGGCCACGCCCTCCGGCGGTCGCTCATCCTGATTCTACTCGGGGTATTTCTGCGGTCTACCCACCACGAACAAACCTACTTTACGTTTGAAGATACGCTCTCGCAAATTGGCCTGGGTTACCCATTCCTGTTCCTGATTGGTAACAACCCCCGCCAGCGAACCAGCTGGATTGCGCTGGTTAGTATCCTGACGGTCTATTGGCTGGCGTTCGTGCTGTATCCGGTTGGTCCGGGTTTCAATTACAACGCCGTGGGCGTGCCCGGCAACTGGCCGGAGTTCTATACGGGGCTGATGGGTCATTTCAACAAAAACAGTAACCTCGCCTGGGCCTTCGATACCTGGTTCCTGAACCTGTTTCCGCGCGAGAAGCCTTTCCTGTTCAACGGGGGTGGTTACGCGACACTGAGTTTCATTCCTACCCTGGGTACTATGCTGCTGGGCCTGGTCGCCGGCCGACTCCTCCGATCGTCGTCATCATCCCGCGACCTCATCAGACAATTGCTGCTGTTGGGAGCAGCCGGGGTCGTGCTGGGGCTGTTGCTGCACCTGACGGGAATCTGTCCCGTGGTCAAGCGTATCTGGACGCCCGCCTGGGTACTGTTCAGCGGGGGGATGTGTTTCGGGTTGCTGACGCTCTTTTACTACCTGATTGACGTGAGAGGTCACAAGACGTGGGCTTTTCCGCTGGTCGTCGTCGGGATGAACTCTATTGCGATCTATTGCCTTGTTCATCTCATCGATCGCTTTATCATTAATTCGTTTTACATCCATTTCGGCCACGGCCCCTTTCAGGTGTTTGGCCCGGCCTACGAGCCGCTCCTGATCGGGATCGCTACGCTGGCCGTTTTTTACCTCATTCTCCGGTGGATGTACCGCCGGAAGCTATTCATTCGTATCTGACCGGATGCTGTAGCCGGAGACGATATCCGTCCCGGCCAGCGGCATTCCCTCCTGCATGACAACTGCCAACATTCTGAACCTCTTCGACCGAACGATTTCATTCGGTCAGCTTTTCATTGACAATGGACGTATCACCCGCATCGAAATGCTGGGACCCGAGCGCCCCGGTGAACCATATATACTCCCCGGCTTCGTCGACGCCCACGTTCACGTCGAAAGCTCACTGCTGACTCCTCCGCAGTTTGCCCGGCTGGCGGTCGTGCACGGTACGGTCGGTACCGTATCTGACCCGCACGAGATTGGCAACGTCCTGGGCGTGCCGGGGGTGAGCTTTATGATCGATGAGGGCAAGAAAGTCCCCTTCAAATTCATGTTCGGTGCGCCCTCCTGCGTACCCGCTACTACGTTCGAAACGGCCGGTGCTACCATCGACGTATCCGGCGTTGGGGCTCTGCTCGCCCGCGATGAGGTTGGTTACCTGGCCGAAGTCATGAATTTTCCCGGCGTGCTGCACCATGATCCGGACCTGATGGCCAAAATTGAGCTGGCCAAAGCCGCAGGGAAACCCGTTGATGGGCATGCTCCCGGCCTGACCGGTGCCGACGCCCAGCGCTACATCGACGCGGGTATCACAACGGACCACGAGTGTTTTACTTACGAGGAAGGCCTGGACAAGGCCCGGCGCGGTATGAATATTCTCATTCGGGAAGGAAGTGCCGCCCGAAACTTCGACGCGCTCATTCCGCTGATGGCCGAATTTCCGGACCAGATCATGTTTTGTTCCGATGATAAACACCCCGACACGCTCGTGAAGGGACACATCAACCAACTGGCCTTACGGGCACTGGCCGCCGGGCATTCGCTCTGGAGCGTATTACGGGCTGCCTGCCTCAATCCGGTGCTGCACTACCGGATGCCCGTAGGCTTACTACGCCCGGGTGACCCCGCCGACTATATCGTCGTTGATACCCTCACCGACCTCCGGGTACTCCAAACCGTCATCGATGGGCAGACCGTGGCGGAGAATGGCACTTCGCTTATTCCCGGTTTACCGAGTGAGCACGTCAACCAGTTCAACTGCGCGGCCAAGCGGGCAGAAGAGTTTGGTGTGTCTATGGTCCCTCACCCTCGGCAGGCGATTCCCTCTCCCCAGGGGCGGTCCGCCGTTGCGGGAGGGGCCGGGGGCGAGGGACTTCTCATCCGGGTTATCGAAGCGCTCGACGGCCAGCTGATCACGAATGAACTGTTAGTAGAGCCCCGTATCGAGCATGGACAGATCGTTGCAGACCCCAAACGGGACATCCTGAAACTCGTTGTGGTGAACCGCTACCAGGATGCTCCGCCGGCGGTTGGATTCATCAAAAACTTCGGTTTACGCCACGGGGCCATTGCTTCCTCGGTTGGACACGATTCACACAACATTACCGCCGTTGGCTGCGACGATGAAAGCCTGTGCCGGGCCATCAATCTGGTGATCGAAGCGCGGGGGGACTATCTGCGGTAAGTCCAATAAACAGCGACTTAAACGGGTCAGACGCACCCACCGCCAAAACAAATAATATTCTGTTTACGGAAAAATTGGTAGCGCTTCCTGTAGCCGGATTAATGACCGACATGGATGGATATGATGTAGCTACACGTTATTCAGAACTCGATTTCTTCGCAAAAAGTGAATTGGGGAGCACGTTATCGGCGCCGTACATGACACTTTCTTTCATGGCATTATTGGTAATTCCGTCGCTCAAACTCAGTAATATGGGCTTATTTGACGGAAATATGTTCGATTTTACCTCTCTTCAAAAAATGCCATAGTTCCACAAAAAAACTTTATTCGTACACCTTTTTAAATTCAATTTAATATCAATATGTTTACACGGTTCTATACCAGTCCTAATCATACCCCCCTTACCGCTTATGGCCCGCTCCCGTACGCAAACCGGTCCCGACGACGAAACATTATGGAACATGTTTCGCAATGGTGACGAAAACGCCTTTGCCCGCCTTTATCAAAATTATGTACAAACCCTCTACCATTACTGCGCCCACTTTGCCACCGATCGCGCGCTGATCAAAGATTGCATTCACGACCTCTTCGTTGAACTGTGGAAACACCGCACAACGATTGGGCCAACCACATCGGTCCGGTTTTACCTGATGGCGTCTATCAAGCGGAAGCTGGTTCGTCACCTCACCGCCGAGCAGAAATTTGTGAGCCAGGACGAAACCTTGAACGGCCGGCGCATTGGCGATACGCTCCCCGGTGCCGACCCGTCGCACGAGAACCAGCTTATTGCCCACGAAGAAGATTCATTCATGAACGACTGCCTGCACCAGGCGCTCGACAAGCTTCCCCGCCGTCAGCGCGAAGCGGTTCATCTTCGTTACTTCCAGAACATGAGCAATGAAGAGATTTCTACCCTGATGGAAATCAATATTCAGTCAGTATACAATTTGATATTTGGTGCCATGAGCAACCTCAAGCGCTATGTCACCCCCGAAAGCGTTTCTT is a window from the Spirosoma rigui genome containing:
- a CDS encoding L-fucose dehydrogenase, which gives rise to MNLNLANKVILVTGGAKGIGEGIATVLAHEGAIPVIIGRSEADNMKTVDAIRNAGGQAHQFVAELTDPEQCKQVVEQTLAQFGRIEGLVNNAGVNDGVGLENGSYDGFIASLHKNLVHYYLMAHHALPALKAAKGHIVNIGSKVAETGQGGTSAYAAANGGRNALTREWAVELLPYGIRVNCVIVAECWTPLYANWIKTLPEPEKKLQQIVSKIPLEQRMTTTEEIANTVAFLLSDRSSHTTGQLIHVDGGYTHLDRAITD
- a CDS encoding amidohydrolase family protein, yielding MTIDAHQHFWHFDATRDTWITDDMSVLRRDFLPADLEPVLAENGIDGCVAVQADQSEAETQFLIRMAETYDFVKGVVGWVDLQADTLRDRLTTLAQHPQLKGYRHVAQGEPVDFLTRPAVVAGIRQLADFGMTYDILIYPTQLKAALQLVRSVPEVNFVVDHLAKPYIKTKDITRWTSYMAELAKCPNVSCKLSGMVTEADWQNWSKKDFFPYLDVVFDYFGPNRLLFGSDWPVCLVAANYTQVKTLVEEYVSPWGDEVRAKVFGGNAIEFYGL
- a CDS encoding fumarylacetoacetate hydrolase family protein — protein: MKLFRFGTSDHEHPGVVLVSGKHIDVTHFGEDYDESFFATNGPERLAHWLSAHAHTCPEVAADVRYGACVKRPSKIVCVGLNYAKHAAETGAATPAEPILFFKATTAVCGPNDDVVIPKRSEKTDWEVELAIVIGKRASYVELDDAMDYIAGYALHNDYSERAWQLERGGQWVKGKSADTFAPLGPYLVTKDELPNPNALPLWLKVNGELLQDSNTDDMIFDVPTLVSYISQFMTLLPGDIISTGTPAGVGLGLKPPRYLKPGDVVELGIEGLGEQKQTAVSFQ
- a CDS encoding SDR family NAD(P)-dependent oxidoreductase, encoding MFSLQNKTALVTGGASGIGLAISQAFATAGAHVHILDLNADQAEQAASAIRQAGHKATGHAVDVSNQQQAIDVIGQIAAQEPINILVNNAGVSHIGKVETTSEADFDRIFRVNVKGVYNCLFATIPHLKANGGGVILNMASVAATLGLSDRFAYSMSKGAVLTMTLSVAKDYLADNIRCNCISPARVHTPFVDGFLAKSYPGREAEMFEKLSKSQPIGRMAQPAEVGSLALYLCSDEAGFVTGCDYPLDGGFTRLNA
- a CDS encoding UxaA family hydrolase, with the translated sequence MLARVLKVHPADNVIVALRNLSAGEKITFDNTVYELPYSVGAKHKFVTEDRNAGDPIYMYGVLVGKATQPIRRGEPITTFNLKHDAGGYGLDKKQPYSWQPPDVSRWRERTFMGYHRADGSVGTRNYWLVVPLVFCENRNVLILKDAFERELGYAQPETYRQQVHELLSLYRAGQMDVIKKMQPFVDPEQNQTLTPATTHRPFEHIDGIKFLTHEMGCGGTRQDSAYLCSLLAGFINNPNVAGATVLSLGCQHLQADMISAEIKRQNPRFDKPLLLFEQQAGTEYALMSQAVTQTFLGMAEVNKLERKPAPLSALTVGLKCGGSDGFSGISANPALGHLSDVLVALGGKTVLAEFPELNGVEQELINRTDDTAKAQKFINLMGTYSAQAEAAGSGFDMNPSPGNIKDGLITDAIKSAGAAKKGGTAPVADVLDYAEPAKTPGLSLLCTPGNDVEATTGMAGSGTNLILFTTGLGTPTGNPVCPVVKVSTNTALKNRMPDVIDFDSGPIIDGEQRIDENADALLEYLIRLASGEEVTKAEGLGQDDFIPWKRGVSL
- a CDS encoding acyltransferase family protein; the encoded protein is MDAYRGFVMTLMAAELLNFQHLHEVFPTNALWAFLAYHQSHVEWAGCSLHDLIQPSFSFLVGVALPYSMASRAALGQSFSTQFGHALRRSLILILLGVFLRSTHHEQTYFTFEDTLSQIGLGYPFLFLIGNNPRQRTSWIALVSILTVYWLAFVLYPVGPGFNYNAVGVPGNWPEFYTGLMGHFNKNSNLAWAFDTWFLNLFPREKPFLFNGGGYATLSFIPTLGTMLLGLVAGRLLRSSSSSRDLIRQLLLLGAAGVVLGLLLHLTGICPVVKRIWTPAWVLFSGGMCFGLLTLFYYLIDVRGHKTWAFPLVVVGMNSIAIYCLVHLIDRFIINSFYIHFGHGPFQVFGPAYEPLLIGIATLAVFYLILRWMYRRKLFIRI
- a CDS encoding RNA polymerase sigma factor, with protein sequence MARSRTQTGPDDETLWNMFRNGDENAFARLYQNYVQTLYHYCAHFATDRALIKDCIHDLFVELWKHRTTIGPTTSVRFYLMASIKRKLVRHLTAEQKFVSQDETLNGRRIGDTLPGADPSHENQLIAHEEDSFMNDCLHQALDKLPRRQREAVHLRYFQNMSNEEISTLMEINIQSVYNLIFGAMSNLKRYVTPESVSF